In Citrus sinensis cultivar Valencia sweet orange chromosome 3, DVS_A1.0, whole genome shotgun sequence, the sequence AACTTGTAAATGGGATCACAAAATGCAAAGCAGGCAAGTTTCCCAAATCCTGAGCTTGCACGTCGACCTCGGTCATAGTGTAAAAACTAGTCAAAGATCCAATTGGTGTATTGTTTGGGTAATTGAGTTGGCTCTAATTGCAGGGTTACCACCGCAAAGTTCTGTATGCATTATTTACATTCTCCACCCATTGAAgtgaagataattaattaggCGCAGATGTTAAATTTGTTCGCAATTTGCTTCCCCGCTGGTGGAAGTCAGAGAAACAAGATCTGTTTGAGTTTGATGCacataaaaagaaatgaacaaaatcatataaatCCCTTAAAATTATCAACTCATTGTGTTCGCACTCGGAATTTCTTCTTCTGATTCGCTCTCTCATTTTCAACCGAGTAGCGTTCGTTTGACATTGAGTTTTTTAACACCTCTGTGATTATTATACACATATTTAACCACATATcagggaaaaatgaaaattcctATCTGATGTTATGGCTAAAATTTTTGGCCAATCGAGCATCAAATAGGTGTCTGCACGTTAAAGCGCCTTTGATAAAATTGAACTTTCGTGCACAGTCATGCTACCGGTAAGGCATGAGACACACGAAATCCCCAACAACGGGGTATttgatatgaataaaaaatatgattttggttAGCTATTTACAACATGAATTTTGCTGGCGTTATGAGACAGGCTTCTTGAACACCATTTCGCCGGACTCATTAACATCGAAAAAACGTTCTACAAATTCATCCCAACTTTCCCTCCTTCCCTTAGATGACAACAAAGAAGTTTGCTCACATGATCTGCTAGAAGTTTCCCCTTCTTGCATTTCACGGAATGTGCCATACTGAGAAGGTGAATAAGCTAGTGGAATATCCAAAGCAGCAGCCCTCTGAAGAGCTGCCTTGTACTCCACACTGTGCTCTCGAGCAAGTGACTCCTGACGCTCCATCCTCTGTTTAGCTGGAATCTCCATGATCCTATCTTTCTCTAGCATCAACTATATCAAGGAAAACAATGATTTAGTTTGGCTGCCATgagaaaaatttctttcttaatcTTCAACTTAAATATGGTATGGCATTTGAACCTGGtaaattcatcaaaatcatgtGATGTCacaaaaacttttgaaatatataaaatcaatttttactGACCATCTATAATTGAGAAACAAGTTAAAGATCTGATCTTCTCATTAAGTATTCAGAGACTGCATTCATTTGATTTCTCAACAGCTCGACTGCTAACCAAAACTACCCTTAAAAAATTGGGGCGCAAGACTATCTTTTAACCCAATCCTAACCATTAGTGTCTCACTGCAATCTCAGGAAGAAGACAGGAAGTTACATCAAGTGCCTTTTGAGATTCTCTTTCTAGCAAAATTCTTACAAAGTTGGGGTACACAGATACCTTTTAACCTAACCCCAAATAATAAAGTCTCACTGCAAGCTTAGGAAGAAGACAAGAACTTACATCAAGGGCCTTTTCAGATTCTCTTTCTATCCAAATGATAGCATGGTCAGCAGTTAAATTGCAGGAAAGAACTAAGTGCTCAAACCTGCCATCTACTGGAACTGCAGTCCTCACAACGGGAGGAAATCTTCCTATCCTGAAACCAGCGtaacagaagaagaagaaataaataaaattgtaaatgcaTCCCACCAGGGTCACAGCTCAAACTCCCCCCACCttaaagatgaataaataaagCAGGAATATTAACTTCATAATGTAGAACAGTTGTATTTTAGTAACATCTTACCATACCTTAAGGGCTTCCGCTCGACAATGTGGTATAGCCGACCAGGAGCATATAGCCGTCTTGGATCTTTAAGCATCTTCTCCTCCAGAGTGCATGTATCTTTCAGGCACATAAGGCAGAGCAAACATGGCAAACTGCACTAGTTGAAGCGAGGTCAGTTTAGTATAAGTCATATTTATGGCATGGttataatcacaaaaaatgcACCTTAATATctggtttttaaaaaattaaatgcacTGATATTGCATTGGATAAAAATGAACACACTTCAAAGGTTATACGATATATTCAACGTGTTTAGCCAATATTGACATCACACGTATGGCGCTAAGAAAACAGAAGATAAACTAGCAATAGAAAGGTGTCTAAGACATACTATTTTTACCAGATAAGTGATTTGAAAACATCTTCCAGTGCCATTGTTGTTCGAGGTAAGAAATCATCCTGATTCATTACAATAACTCATATTAGAACATAAGccataagaaaatatcaaatacagaatatacaaaaataaaacaataaaaacgGTATACCACAcaggaagaagaaaagcaacttaaatttgaaatacttAACCCCTAAGGAATAAAAATATGTGATCTTATTTGGTGTTTGACCGTAGAATAATGAGATTGCCAGTTCTTTCATGTTTCATGAGGATATGAAGTTTGGAAAAGATATCAAtccttagaaaaattaaaaaaaaaaaggaaaatttcataatcatcAGTTCTTGGAAATTGATTCCTTAAATACTACTGCACCAACCATTTTTGGAGGGTTCTCACAGGAACAATTCAGCATTGAGTTTATCTTTACCATTtaccatttaattaatttagactTGATTAAGTTCAAGTTAACCAAAGAAAGGCCATCAAAGCAAAAGAGTTGCCAGTGAAATATGTAGATCTTACCTGAAGCACAACAGAATTGATGACATCTGCATATCTCACCGCCAAATTCAGTGACATACACCTAGTAGGTGCAATAGCAAAGCATCTGATTTTGTTCCTCTCAATGTTCCCCAACTTGTCCAGATTCTGAACCACAATCAACACCAACGATGCCACCACCCCTGCCCCCAGTGAATGCCCAGCAAATGTCAAAGTATAATCTGGGTTCCTCTCAACCAACCCCCTCAAAAACTCACACTCGGCATCGAAAACCCACCTTGCAGCCTTCAATAACCCATT encodes:
- the LOC102622629 gene encoding uncharacterized protein LOC102622629, translated to MSIVCGIPLLECVYCLACARWVWKKCLYTAGHESENWGLATVEEFMPVPQLCRLILAVYEDDLRNPIWEPPGGYRINPDWVILRKNYEETQCRVPPYLIYLDHKNTDIVLAIRGLNLAKEGDYAILLDNKLGQTKFDGGYVHNGLLKAARWVFDAECEFLRGLVERNPDYTLTFAGHSLGAGVVASLVLIVVQNLDKLGNIERNKIRCFAIAPTRCMSLNLAVRYADVINSVVLQDDFLPRTTMALEDVFKSLICLPCLLCLMCLKDTCTLEEKMLKDPRRLYAPGRLYHIVERKPLRIGRFPPVVRTAVPVDGRFEHLVLSCNLTADHAIIWIERESEKALDLMLEKDRIMEIPAKQRMERQESLAREHSVEYKAALQRAAALDIPLAYSPSQYGTFREMQEGETSSRSCEQTSLLSSKGRRESWDEFVERFFDVNESGEMVFKKPVS